The proteins below come from a single Mytilus edulis chromosome 5, xbMytEdul2.2, whole genome shotgun sequence genomic window:
- the LOC139522917 gene encoding 3-ketodihydrosphingosine reductase-like isoform X1, giving the protein MLLELFLLLCLIGIFKFVISWLVSPQVLKLEGKHVLITGGSSGIGKAMAKEAIRRGAVVSIMARNSTKLEAAKVDLEKVAGNNFKPVCIVSVDVAGDYEEVQKAVQKAEDKQGPVNMLINCAGIGVAKTFEDLKIDEFKKLMNLNYFGSVQTTKAVISKMKEQGGGRIVFISSQAGQLGLFGYTGYAASKFALRGLAESLQMEVRPYNIYVTVAHPPDTETPGFEEEERNKPEETKLISGTSGLFKPEAVAKQILQDSVNGRFCSYIGLDGWMLANITCGMSPVHSMCDAIQQVLTVSVFRLVSFFYLCQFTGIVRKCKAKRDKEQKEKME; this is encoded by the exons ATGCTTTTGGAGTTATTTCTTCTCCTTTGTCTGATTGGTATTTTTAAGTTTGTAATTTCATGGCTGGTGTCACCACAAGTATTAAAACTAGAAGGAAAACATGTGTTG ATAACTGGTGGCTCAAGTGGCATAGGGAAGGCTATGGCCAAGGAAGCAATAAGGAGAGGAGCTGTAGTATCAATTATGGCCAGAAATAGT ACTAAACTTGAAGCTGCAAAGGTTGATTTGGAAAAAGTTGCTGGGAATAATTTTAAG CCAGTATGTATTGTTTCTGTTGATGTGGCTGGAGATTATGAAGAAGTACAGAAGGCAGTACAAAAG GCAGAAGACAAACAAGGACCTGTAAATATGCTAATTAACTGTGCAGGGATTGGTGTTGCTAAAACATTTGAAGATCTAAAAATAGATGAATTCAAG AAATTAATGAACCTGAATTATTTTGGTTCTGTACAAACTACTAAAGCAGTGATTAGTAAAATGAAAGAACAAGGAGGTGGAAGGATTGTTTTCATCTCTTCACAAGCTGGTCAGCTTGGCTTGTTTGGTTATACAGGCTATGCTGCATCAAAGTTTGCTCTCAGAGGATTGGCTGAGTCTTTACAAATGGAG GTACGACCATATAACATCTATGTAACAGTAGCCCATCCTCCTGATACAGAAACTCCAGGTTTTGAAGAAGAGGAACGAAATAAG CCAGAAGAGACAAAACTGATTTCTGGTACATCTGGTTTATTTAAACCTGAAGCTGTGGCTAAACAGATACTTCAGGATTCTGTG AATGGGAGATTTTGTAGCTATATTGGTTTAGATGGATGGATGTTAGCTAACATTACTTGTGGAATGTCACCTGTCCATTCAATGTGTGACGCAATACAACAG GTACTGACAGTGAGTGTTTTTAGACTGGTTTCCTTTTTCTACTTATGTCAATTTACTGGTATTGTCAGAAAATGTAAAGCAAAAAGAGATAAAGAACAGAAGGAAAAGATGGAGTAA
- the LOC139522917 gene encoding 3-ketodihydrosphingosine reductase-like isoform X2 — MAKEAIRRGAVVSIMARNSTKLEAAKVDLEKVAGNNFKPVCIVSVDVAGDYEEVQKAVQKAEDKQGPVNMLINCAGIGVAKTFEDLKIDEFKKLMNLNYFGSVQTTKAVISKMKEQGGGRIVFISSQAGQLGLFGYTGYAASKFALRGLAESLQMEVRPYNIYVTVAHPPDTETPGFEEEERNKPEETKLISGTSGLFKPEAVAKQILQDSVNGRFCSYIGLDGWMLANITCGMSPVHSMCDAIQQVLTVSVFRLVSFFYLCQFTGIVRKCKAKRDKEQKEKME, encoded by the exons ATGGCCAAGGAAGCAATAAGGAGAGGAGCTGTAGTATCAATTATGGCCAGAAATAGT ACTAAACTTGAAGCTGCAAAGGTTGATTTGGAAAAAGTTGCTGGGAATAATTTTAAG CCAGTATGTATTGTTTCTGTTGATGTGGCTGGAGATTATGAAGAAGTACAGAAGGCAGTACAAAAG GCAGAAGACAAACAAGGACCTGTAAATATGCTAATTAACTGTGCAGGGATTGGTGTTGCTAAAACATTTGAAGATCTAAAAATAGATGAATTCAAG AAATTAATGAACCTGAATTATTTTGGTTCTGTACAAACTACTAAAGCAGTGATTAGTAAAATGAAAGAACAAGGAGGTGGAAGGATTGTTTTCATCTCTTCACAAGCTGGTCAGCTTGGCTTGTTTGGTTATACAGGCTATGCTGCATCAAAGTTTGCTCTCAGAGGATTGGCTGAGTCTTTACAAATGGAG GTACGACCATATAACATCTATGTAACAGTAGCCCATCCTCCTGATACAGAAACTCCAGGTTTTGAAGAAGAGGAACGAAATAAG CCAGAAGAGACAAAACTGATTTCTGGTACATCTGGTTTATTTAAACCTGAAGCTGTGGCTAAACAGATACTTCAGGATTCTGTG AATGGGAGATTTTGTAGCTATATTGGTTTAGATGGATGGATGTTAGCTAACATTACTTGTGGAATGTCACCTGTCCATTCAATGTGTGACGCAATACAACAG GTACTGACAGTGAGTGTTTTTAGACTGGTTTCCTTTTTCTACTTATGTCAATTTACTGGTATTGTCAGAAAATGTAAAGCAAAAAGAGATAAAGAACAGAAGGAAAAGATGGAGTAA